The proteins below are encoded in one region of Geobacter sp.:
- a CDS encoding response regulator, with the protein MKRILICDDEPIIRQSLKALLTSLGFDAIFECSDGEAAVATAIDKIPEIAILDVSMPKKDGITAATEIRKRLKIPIIFLTACYDPETVERAKKVGIAAFLTKPLREQDLWPAIEMAYAHNDAVEQLKDEVADLKETLESRKVIEKAKGALMKNHGLSEPEAFRKMQKLAMDKRKSLRQIAEAILLTE; encoded by the coding sequence TTGAAACGGATACTGATCTGCGACGATGAACCGATCATCAGACAGAGCCTGAAAGCCCTGCTTACGAGCCTGGGGTTCGATGCAATCTTCGAGTGCAGCGACGGCGAAGCCGCCGTTGCAACGGCCATTGACAAGATTCCGGAGATTGCCATCCTCGATGTCTCCATGCCGAAGAAGGACGGCATCACGGCCGCCACCGAGATCAGGAAGCGACTGAAGATTCCCATCATCTTCCTGACCGCGTGCTACGACCCAGAAACCGTCGAGCGTGCCAAAAAAGTAGGCATCGCCGCATTCCTTACCAAGCCGCTGCGCGAACAGGATCTCTGGCCCGCCATCGAGATGGCCTACGCCCACAACGATGCCGTAGAACAGCTGAAAGACGAGGTTGCAGACCTGAAGGAGACCCTGGAAAGCCGCAAGGTCATCGAGAAGGCCAAAGGGGCACTGATGAAGAATCATGGTCTGTCCGAACCCGAAGCCTTCCGCAAGATGCAAAAACTGGCAATGGACAAGCGCAAGTCCTTGCGACAGATCGCCGAGGCGATCCTGCTCACCGAGTAG
- the nifH gene encoding nitrogenase iron protein — protein MRQIAIYGKGGIGKSTTTQNTVAGLASIGKKVMIVGCDPKADSTRLILHAKAQNTVMDLVRELGTVEDLELDDVMKVGYGNVKCVESGGPEPGVGCAGRGVITAINFLEENGAYTPDLDFVFYDVLGDVVCGGFAMPIREGKAEEIYIVCSGEMMAMYAANNIAKGILKYASSGKVRLGGLICNSRNTDREDELIEALAKRLGTQMIHFVPRDNQVQRAELRRMTVIEYSPDHKQAEEYRTLAKKISENKMLVVPTPLEMEELEELLMEFGIMEVEDETIVGKAEGVA, from the coding sequence ATGAGACAGATCGCTATCTACGGTAAAGGCGGCATCGGCAAATCGACCACGACCCAGAATACGGTGGCAGGACTTGCATCAATCGGCAAAAAGGTCATGATCGTCGGCTGCGATCCCAAGGCGGACTCCACCCGCCTGATCCTTCACGCCAAGGCACAGAACACGGTCATGGACCTGGTGCGGGAACTGGGGACAGTCGAAGATCTGGAATTGGATGATGTCATGAAGGTCGGCTACGGCAACGTCAAGTGCGTCGAGTCCGGCGGCCCGGAGCCGGGTGTCGGCTGCGCCGGCCGGGGCGTCATCACCGCCATCAACTTCCTCGAAGAGAACGGCGCCTACACCCCGGACCTTGATTTCGTCTTTTACGACGTCCTCGGCGACGTCGTCTGCGGTGGCTTTGCCATGCCGATCCGCGAAGGGAAAGCAGAAGAGATCTACATCGTCTGCTCCGGCGAGATGATGGCCATGTATGCCGCCAACAACATAGCCAAGGGTATCCTCAAGTACGCCTCCTCCGGCAAGGTCCGCCTCGGCGGCCTCATCTGCAACTCCCGCAACACGGACCGTGAAGACGAACTGATCGAGGCGCTGGCCAAGCGGCTCGGCACCCAGATGATCCACTTTGTTCCCCGCGACAACCAGGTGCAGCGGGCCGAACTTCGCCGCATGACGGTCATCGAGTACTCGCCGGACCACAAGCAGGCCGAAGAGTACCGGACCCTGGCAAAGAAGATCTCCGAGAACAAGATGCTGGTGGTGCCGACCCCTCTGGAAATGGAAGAGCTGGAAGAACTCCTCATGGAGTTCGGCATCATGGAGGTGGAGGATGAGACCATCGTCGGCAAAGCCGAGGGGGTAGCTTAG
- a CDS encoding HAMP domain-containing protein: protein MILTEQTVTPLATAAFKAANEIYANEYALAKASYELTQKTMSRAKILILTVILLAMALGTLINLAVIRSITKGTSELSAAAGRMAEGDLSTLLRIDSSDEIGTAARSFNMMRDAFVDLLGKVSSSAVQVASSANTLNETAEQMATGAEQAAVQAGTVATASEEMAATSGEIAMNSQMAAEGAQQANRAALNGATVVQNTLAMMNQIAARSKESSAAVESLGKRSDQIGAIVVTIQDIAEQTNLLALNAAIEAARAGEQGRGFAVVADEVRALAERTTRATREIGEMIRAIQVDTKGAVAAMEQGVAQVEAGTIEAAKSEGALQQILDQINAVTMQVNQIATAAEQQTATTSEISSNILQITEVAQGTANGAHDSATAANKLASLAEELQRLVGRFRI from the coding sequence ATGATTCTCACCGAACAGACAGTGACCCCGCTGGCAACTGCAGCCTTTAAGGCGGCAAACGAGATCTATGCCAACGAGTATGCGCTTGCCAAGGCAAGCTACGAACTTACCCAGAAAACCATGTCCAGGGCGAAAATCCTGATCCTGACCGTCATCCTCCTGGCAATGGCGCTCGGCACCCTGATCAATCTGGCGGTCATCCGTTCCATCACCAAGGGGACGTCCGAACTCTCGGCAGCTGCCGGCAGAATGGCAGAGGGGGACCTCTCCACCCTGCTCCGGATCGACAGTTCCGACGAGATCGGCACGGCAGCCCGCTCATTTAACATGATGCGGGACGCCTTCGTCGATCTCCTGGGCAAAGTCTCCTCTTCTGCCGTCCAGGTCGCATCCAGCGCCAACACGCTGAATGAAACCGCCGAGCAGATGGCAACCGGTGCGGAACAGGCTGCCGTCCAGGCCGGAACGGTGGCAACCGCCAGCGAAGAGATGGCGGCTACCTCGGGCGAGATCGCCATGAACAGCCAGATGGCTGCTGAAGGCGCGCAACAGGCCAACCGGGCAGCCCTCAATGGCGCCACTGTCGTGCAGAATACCCTGGCCATGATGAACCAGATCGCGGCACGTTCAAAGGAGAGCTCTGCAGCCGTCGAATCGTTGGGGAAGCGCTCCGACCAGATCGGCGCCATTGTCGTCACCATTCAGGACATTGCCGAACAGACCAACCTCTTGGCGCTGAACGCTGCCATCGAGGCCGCGCGCGCCGGCGAGCAGGGTCGTGGCTTCGCCGTGGTGGCCGACGAGGTCCGGGCCCTGGCAGAGCGAACAACCAGGGCTACGCGCGAAATCGGCGAGATGATCCGGGCGATCCAGGTTGACACCAAAGGTGCTGTGGCTGCCATGGAACAGGGGGTCGCACAGGTGGAGGCGGGCACCATAGAGGCGGCCAAATCCGAAGGCGCCCTGCAGCAGATCCTCGACCAGATCAACGCCGTCACCATGCAGGTGAACCAGATCGCCACCGCTGCAGAACAGCAGACCGCAACCACCAGCGAGATCAGCAGCAACATCCTGCAGATCACCGAAGTGGCGCAAGGAACGGCCAATGGCGCCCACGACTCCGCAACAGCGGCCAACAAGCTGGCGAGCCTTGCCGAAGAGCTCCAGCGGCTGGTGGGACGGTTCAGAATCTAG
- the nifV gene encoding homocitrate synthase — protein MNRKTTNTIIIDDTTLRDGEQTAGVAFSRKEKIAIARMLDAIGIHELECGIPAMGEEERASIRALVDLGLSARLITWNRAVVGDIEASISCGVQAVDISLSVSDIMIRHKLGKNRQWVKEQLKQALGFAKEKGLYVSVGGEDASRADLNFLAELMQSALELGADRFRFCDTLGILDPFTMFEKVRALRFAVPDLPIEVHTHNDLGMATANAIAGIKAGAHFVNTTVNGLGERAGNAALEEVIMALKVSCGIETGIDTHRFCEISRFVGRASHRPVPAWKAVVGERAFAHESGIHADGVIKNPHNYEGFDPGEVGLSRQLVVGKHSGSSGIMERYHMLGIPVCKEEAVLLLDKARPLAQRLKRALTDSDLQRLYDLQRLQPAAA, from the coding sequence ATGAACCGGAAAACCACCAATACCATCATTATCGACGATACCACGCTGCGCGACGGGGAACAGACCGCCGGCGTCGCCTTCAGCAGGAAGGAAAAGATCGCCATCGCCAGGATGCTGGACGCCATAGGCATCCACGAACTGGAATGCGGCATCCCCGCCATGGGGGAAGAGGAACGCGCCTCAATACGCGCACTGGTCGATCTCGGGCTCTCGGCCAGACTCATCACCTGGAACCGGGCAGTGGTCGGCGATATCGAGGCAAGCATCTCCTGCGGCGTCCAGGCCGTCGACATCTCTCTCTCAGTCTCCGATATCATGATCCGCCACAAACTGGGCAAGAACCGGCAGTGGGTCAAGGAACAGCTGAAGCAGGCGCTCGGCTTTGCCAAGGAGAAAGGGCTCTATGTCTCGGTCGGCGGCGAAGACGCCAGCCGCGCCGATCTCAACTTCCTGGCCGAACTGATGCAGTCCGCTCTGGAACTCGGCGCCGACCGGTTCCGCTTCTGCGACACCCTCGGCATTCTCGACCCCTTCACCATGTTCGAAAAGGTCAGGGCTCTCAGGTTTGCCGTCCCGGACCTGCCGATCGAGGTGCACACCCACAACGACTTGGGCATGGCCACTGCCAACGCCATCGCCGGCATCAAGGCCGGCGCCCACTTCGTCAACACCACGGTCAACGGCCTGGGGGAACGGGCCGGCAACGCGGCACTGGAAGAGGTGATCATGGCCCTGAAGGTCTCCTGCGGCATCGAAACGGGCATCGACACCCACCGCTTCTGCGAGATTTCCCGGTTTGTCGGCCGGGCATCGCATCGCCCTGTGCCGGCCTGGAAGGCAGTGGTCGGCGAACGGGCCTTTGCCCACGAATCAGGCATCCATGCCGACGGAGTCATCAAAAATCCCCACAACTATGAAGGGTTCGATCCCGGCGAAGTCGGCCTTTCCCGCCAGTTGGTCGTAGGAAAGCACTCCGGCAGCAGTGGCATCATGGAGCGATATCACATGCTGGGGATACCGGTTTGCAAAGAAGAAGCGGTACTGCTGCTGGACAAGGCACGGCCACTTGCGCAGCGACTCAAGCGGGCGCTCACGGATTCGGACCTGCAGAGGCTTTACGACCTGCAGCGCCTGCAACCTGCCGCGGCATGA